The stretch of DNA TCGTTGCTTGGACGACATCCCTCTGGACGACTAATAATGCGGAACTCTATTGTAATTCATTGTATGTCGGGCCTGTCATTTCATCATATGGGAAGAAAGCGAACCGGCAAAAACTTGTCCTAATTGCGGGTGTTATAGGAACGATTATCGGATCACTTGCGTTCTATCAAATCTTCTTCGCGGATTTCATTACAGTTTTAGGGGCGGCCTTCCTGCCACTTGCGGGGCCTTTGATTGCTGATTTCTTCATTGTGAAAAAAGGACATTATCCAGCGGAGGAACTTCATTCACAACCTAAATATAAGCCGGCTGGCATTATTTCATTTCTGATTGGGGCGGTGTTAGGCTTACTTTTTGAATACGTGATAGCCTCGCCATTCGGATTACCATCCGGACTTGTAGCATTAGTAATCACAATTATTATATACCCTATCATTTACCGCTTTACGACGAATCAAGCGTAAATGGATAGTAGATGGGAGAATGATGATGAAAAATATTGGGACAGAAATGACATTCAACCAATTTCAAAAGGCGGGAATTGATAAAGTTGTTTTTGGGGTGGGGGCCTTTGAAACACATGGATACCATATGCCATTTGGGACAGATGCGTTAATATCTAATCGTTTGGCTGAAAGGCTCGTAGAACGAGTTGAAGGAATGATGGTCCTCCCTCCAATTAACTACGGGCTCAGTGCACACTACAATGCACTGCCCTTTACGATCAGTTTACAACCGGAAACGATAGTCAATCTTATTAAAGAAGTATTGACAGAAGTTATACGGAATGGAATCAAAAAAATACTCATCATCAATGGACATGATGGTAATATTGCACCAATTGAATTAGCAGCACGTGCTGTAAAAGTAGAACATCCTCATGTTACGATAGCCAGCTTTAATGATTGGTGGGTTGCCGCAGGAAATATGGTCCCTAAAGACTTCTTTGAGAAGTGGGACGGTCTGGGGCATGCGGGTGAAGGGGAAACATCAATGGGCCTAGCGCTATTTGGTGAATTAATAGAAATGGAGCATGCGAAAGGAGTTATTCCTAACCTCCCGCCGCATGTGGAAATTAAATGGAGATTCGAGGAGCTAACAGACACTGGGGCTTCGGGTGATCCAAGCGTGGCGACAGTTGAAAAAGGAAAGAAACTCGAAAGTATCGTGTTGGATGTGTTAGAGAACTTTGTAAAGGAAATGGATCAAAAAGATTGGAAGTATGGATTACATTTGAAAAACTGAAGATGTTGGCTTATCTCCTAGTGCAAGGGGTTAGAATTTTTTCGTGTAATGATTGCGAAGACCTCTAAAATATTGCATAATAGTATGTTAGTACAACGACTACAGGAGATGTGCGAAACATGACAATTCATATAAATACAGATCCAAAAACACTTCAGCTGAATAATAAAAAATTGGAAAACCGTGGCCGCTTGCTCTTGAAATGTCCGGACCAGCCCGGAATCGTGGCGGAGTTGTCCAAGTTTTTATTTGACCATGAATCCAATATTGTGGAATCCAGCCAATACTCAAGCGATCCGGAAGGCGGCACGTTTTTCATCCGCCTCGAATTCCATTGTGAAAACTTGCCGGAGAAACGGGAGCAAATGGAGACCGATTTCCAGGCGGTTGCAGAAAAGTATTCGATGGAATACCGTTTCGCGTACGGCAGTGAACGGAAACGGACAGCCATATTCGTATCGAAAGAGCCGTATTGCCTGATGGAGTTGTTATGGGAATGGCAAAATGGAGACTTGGAAACCGACATCGTCGTCGTCATCAGC from Bacillus sp. OxB-1 encodes:
- a CDS encoding creatininase family protein; this translates as MMKNIGTEMTFNQFQKAGIDKVVFGVGAFETHGYHMPFGTDALISNRLAERLVERVEGMMVLPPINYGLSAHYNALPFTISLQPETIVNLIKEVLTEVIRNGIKKILIINGHDGNIAPIELAARAVKVEHPHVTIASFNDWWVAAGNMVPKDFFEKWDGLGHAGEGETSMGLALFGELIEMEHAKGVIPNLPPHVEIKWRFEELTDTGASGDPSVATVEKGKKLESIVLDVLENFVKEMDQKDWKYGLHLKN